The DNA window ATCAATTGCTTGGGGGTCACGCCGCAGCTGACGTCGATGATGTACCGCCCGGCCGTCGGTCCCACGATCGCGATCGCGAGCGCTCCGAGGACCGGAAGGCCGTGCTCGGTGGCTTTCATCGCGCCGACCACCGCGTACCACGGCAACGATGCCGAGGTCATGAACTGGAACAGGCCCTCCCGGAAAAGCTGCCCCGTCGCGAACGCGAGTGAGTAGCCGAGCATGCCCGCAGCCAGGCAGAGGGTGATGTACGCGGGATTGATGAGCGCGACGGGGACCTCGGCGAGCATCACGTCCCGGCTGATGCCGCCTCCGATGCCACCGATCAGGCCCATCAACAGGATGCCGACAACCGTGAAGTTCCGATAGTGGTCGGGTCGCCGCGCGAGGAGAGCGCCGTTGAGAGCGTTGGTGGTGGCGGCCACCAGATCGAAGAATGTGTGCTGCCCGGTCAGCTGGAAGTGACCGAATCCCACCGACATCGGCGTGGAGCCGGCTGCGAGAAGCTCTAACGTCATACGGGCGCCCCCTCGGGTTCCGCCGCCCGCGGCGGTGGGTGGATGAGCATCTCGGGGCGCCGGGCCACCAAGAGCCACACCGGCAGGATGACGATGCAGAGCAGCGGCAGAACCCCGATGTCCGCGACGGTCGTCGCCCCCATGAAGAGCGCCAGCCAGCCGTTGCGGGCGACCACGAGGACCGCACCGAGTACGCCGGAGGCGATCGCTACCGCGAGCGGCACGTCGGGCAGTGCACTGTGGGCGGTCAAGCCGACGCCCACGCCGACGAACACGGCCGGGAAGATGCGGCCGCCGCGAAAACCGCAGCTCGCGGCGACGAGTAGTGCGACCAACTTGACGATGGTGACGAGTGCCAGCTCACCGGTACTTTCGCCGGCAGCGGAGGCGGTGAGCTCCTTCATCTCGTCGAGACCCTTGAAGAGGGTCAGCTCGCCCCCGATCGCGCCGAGCACACCGAGCGCGACACCGCCCGCGGTGATCGCGAGTACCGGGTTGCGCAGCCGGTGAAACACCCGGTGTATCACCGGGAAGGCGTAGACCGCGCCCAGACAGAGCACTGCCGCCGCGAGCGCCACCACCGCCCCGGTCACCAGGTCGATCAAGCGCGGATCGGCGTACGACGGGACGTCGACCGAGAGCACCGGACTGGCCAGGAACACCATCGTCAGCGCGCCCGCGCCGGCGGCGACCAGCGGCGCGAAGAGTGTGCTCCACAGCTGACGATTTCCCTGCGTCGCCACCACTTCGGTGAACACCAGCGCGGCCGCGACCGGGGTGCCGAACATCGCGCCGATCGTCGCCGCCGCGGCGATCATGACCGCGACCTCCACCGGGACGCGTCTCCACAACCGGCCGACGATCCACACGGCGATGGCGGTGTTGATCGCGATGATCGGGTTCTCCGGCCCCAGGCTCACCCCGCCGGCGAGTCCGACGACGATCGCCAGTGCCAACCCCGGCAACACCGACAGGTTCAACGGGGCGGACACCAGTCCGGTCGTGGCGGGATCGGGCCCGGCGTGCCCGGGGATCTTCCACACGATCACGCCGACGACGAAGCCGACCGCGGTGAGCATGCCGAACGTCCACAGCCGGGAGCCGTCGGCGACCCCGGCCCAGTCGGGAATCCGGGTCCACAGCAAATCCTGCAGCGCGCCCGCCGCTGCACTCAACGCGAGCAGCGACAGGGCGCAGAGGACGCCGATCAGGACCGCCGGCAGCGCGAGGACGGCGAGCTGTCGGGCCGTCGGCGCCGACGAGGGAGAGTGTGTCGTCATGTCGAGCGCTGTCAGTGATCCACGAACGCGATGTGCTCGCTCGTTCCGGCACGG is part of the Rhodococcus sp. SGAir0479 genome and encodes:
- a CDS encoding trimeric intracellular cation channel family protein, with product MTLELLAAGSTPMSVGFGHFQLTGQHTFFDLVAATTNALNGALLARRPDHYRNFTVVGILLMGLIGGIGGGISRDVMLAEVPVALINPAYITLCLAAGMLGYSLAFATGQLFREGLFQFMTSASLPWYAVVGAMKATEHGLPVLGALAIAIVGPTAGRYIIDVSCGVTPKQLIRGEWFVFTAFLTGAVWLLLNAFHLDNWIAAPAAVLVGFTFRMAALYRAWEEPLAREPDGAYIHDDGRPLLGRKLHRKSRRELEALGLVPPRNDGQT
- a CDS encoding ion channel protein — its product is MTTHSPSSAPTARQLAVLALPAVLIGVLCALSLLALSAAAGALQDLLWTRIPDWAGVADGSRLWTFGMLTAVGFVVGVIVWKIPGHAGPDPATTGLVSAPLNLSVLPGLALAIVVGLAGGVSLGPENPIIAINTAIAVWIVGRLWRRVPVEVAVMIAAAATIGAMFGTPVAAALVFTEVVATQGNRQLWSTLFAPLVAAGAGALTMVFLASPVLSVDVPSYADPRLIDLVTGAVVALAAAVLCLGAVYAFPVIHRVFHRLRNPVLAITAGGVALGVLGAIGGELTLFKGLDEMKELTASAAGESTGELALVTIVKLVALLVAASCGFRGGRIFPAVFVGVGVGLTAHSALPDVPLAVAIASGVLGAVLVVARNGWLALFMGATTVADIGVLPLLCIVILPVWLLVARRPEMLIHPPPRAAEPEGAPV